In a single window of the Acyrthosiphon pisum isolate AL4f chromosome X, pea_aphid_22Mar2018_4r6ur, whole genome shotgun sequence genome:
- the LOC103308175 gene encoding zinc finger protein 180-like has translation MSFSQSCNLTKHRRTHTGEKPFACDVCDMSFSQSCNLTKHRRTHTGEKLYACDVCDKSFATSYTLTIHHRSHTGEKPYACDVCDKSFATSSTLMCHRRTHTGEKTFACDICDKSFAKSYTLTIHHRSHTGEKPYSCDVCDMSFSQSCHLTRHQRTHTGEKPFACDVCDKSFATSYTLTSHHRTHTGEKPYACDVCDKSFTESSTLTRHRRTHTGEKLYACDVCNKAFFDSGTLTNHRRTHTGEKPYACDVCEKTFTESSTLTRHRRTHTGEKPYACDVCNMSFSQSGHLTRHRRTHTGEKPFTCDLCHK, from the coding sequence ATGTCGTTCAGTCAAAGTTGTAATTTGACAAAACATCGACGGACCCACACTGGCGAGAAGCCTTTTgcatgcgatgtatgcgacatgTCGTTCAGTCAAAGTTGTAATTTGACAAAACATCGACGGACccacactggtgaaaaactATACGCATGCGATGTATGTGACAAATCGTTTGCTACAAGTTATACTTTGACGATTCACCATCGGAGTCACACGGGCGAGAAACCATAcgcatgcgatgtatgcgacaaaTCGTTTGCTACAAGTAGCACATTGATGTGTCATCGTCGGACTCACACGGGTGAGAAGACTTTTGCGTGCGATATATGTGATAAATCGTTTGCTAAAAGTTACACTTTGACGATTCACCATCGGAGTCACACGGGTGAGAAACCATACTcatgcgatgtatgcgacatgTCGTTCAGTCAAAGTTGTCATTTGACAAGACATCAACGGACCCACACTGGTGAGAAACCATTTGCGTGCGATGTATGTGACAAATCGTTTGCTACTAGTTACACTTTGACGAGTCACCATAGGACTCACACGGGCGAGAAACCATAcgcatgcgatgtatgcgacaaaTCGTTTACTGAAAGTAGCACATTGACAAGACATCGACGGACCCACACTGGCGAGAAACTATACGCATGCGATGTATGCAACAAGGCGTTTTTTGATAGTGGCACATTGACGAATCACCGTCGGACTCACACGGGCGAGAAACCATACGCATGCGATGTATGTGAAAAGACGTTTACTGAAAGTAGCACATTGACAAGACATCGACGGACTCACACGGGCGAGAAACCATACGCATGTGATGTATGTAACATGTCGTTCAGTCAAAGTGGTCATTTGACAAGACATCGACGGACCCACACTGGTGAGAAACCATTTACGTGCGATCTATGCCATAAGTAA